The following coding sequences lie in one Arachis hypogaea cultivar Tifrunner chromosome 4, arahy.Tifrunner.gnm2.J5K5, whole genome shotgun sequence genomic window:
- the LOC112744827 gene encoding TMV resistance protein N-like translates to MAASYFKYDVFLSFRGHTRREFTDALYHALVNKRIETFRDSENLRIGEELEGALLEAIERSRMSILILCDEYPTSKWCLDELVKIMECSGNGTKRPVLPVYFRVAKSDVQFQKNKYETAMAAHQAKGRNNHKLEAWKSALSEVGKIYGQLCDQKTAWGEAIDNIVEEVTKRLPPLPLYIDRPLGCDSELEEAKSLLEIGSHATCFMLGIHGDGDEINKFVAELYNKIRPHFVTASFLSNISEKTNESGGGLEHLQETLLSEMGEEVRTKIGSTFKGSSEIKQRLGQKRVLLVLDDVDNIQQLDSLARRMDWFGPGSRIIITTRYEDVLDDHILNNCVEVKKYCIAEGSSSTVKEENVVGLEKDFEIVINQLKEEDSPGNVVSIVGMGGLGKTTLARKIYNSDEVKMLFPCRAWATVSKDYSGKEVFKSLFKCLKPSASKFEDSSSEEELKQKVKKCLEGKKYLVVLDDVWDSKAWRTIKNCFPENNNGGMILVTTRNDQVAYVSESKKPHHKLSFMDKERSWELFHKEVFCRRNCPPELESIGRSIVETCKGLPR, encoded by the exons ATGGCAGCTTCATATTTCAAGTATGATGTTTTTCTGAGCTTCAGAGGCCACACAAGACGCGAATTCACAGACGCACTCTATCATGCTTTGGTCAACAAAAGAATCGAGACTTTCAGAGATAGCGAGAATCTCAGAATAGGTGAGGAACTGGAAGGTGCTCTTCTAGAAGCAATTGAAAGATCAAGGATGTCAATTCTTATACTGTGTGATGAGTATCCAACTTCCAAGTGGTGCCTTGATGAACTCGTCAAGATCATGGAGTGTTCCGGCAACGGAACAAAGCGACCGGTGTTACCGGTCTATTTCCGTGTGGCAAAATCAGATGTGCAGTTTCAGAAAAATAAGTATGAAACAGCCATGGCTGCTCATCAAGCAAAAGGAAGAAACAACCACAAGTTGGAAGCATGGAAGTCAGCGTTGTCTGAAGTAGGCAAGATTTATGGTCAACTTTGTGATCAGAAAAC AGCATGGGGTGAGGCTATTGACAACATTGTTGAAGAGGTCACAAAAAGACTTCCTCCTTTGCCTCTGTATATCGACCGTCCACTTGGATGTGATTCTGAACTTGAGGAGGCAAAATCACTTCTAGAGATTGGTTCTCATGCTACCTGTTTCATGCTGGGAATTCATGGAGATGGTGATGAAATAAACAAATTTGTTGCGGAGCTCTATAACAAGATTAGGCCTCACTTTGTAACTGCAAGTTTTCTTTCCAATATCAGTGAGAAAACAAACGAAAGTGGTGGTGGCCTAGAACATCTACAAGAAACTCTTCTTTCTGAGATGGGAGAGGAGGTCAGGACTAAGATTGGAAGCACATTCAAAGGATCCTCTGAAATTAAACAAAGACTAGGCCAAAAAAGAGTTCTTCTGGTTTTGGATGATGTTGATAATATACAACAACTGGATTCACTAGCTAGAAGAATGGATTGGTTTGGTCCTGGTAGTAGGATCATTATAACAACAAGATATGAAGATGTGCTAGATGATCATATTTTGAACAATTGTGTTGAGGTTAAGAAATATTGCATCGCTGAAGGAAGTAGTTCTACTGTGAAGGAAGAAAATGTAGTGGGATtggagaaagattttgaaattgtgaTTAATCAACTCAAGGAAGAAGATTCTCCTGGGAATGTTGTTTCCATTGTTGGCATGGGTGGGTTAGGCAAGACCACCCTTGCTCGAAAGATCTACAATAGCGATGAGGTGAAGATGTTATTCCCTTGCCGTGCATGGGCAACTGTTTCCAAGGATTACAGTGGAAAGGAAGTTTTTAAGAGCCTTTTCAAGTGTCTGAAGCCGTCTGCATCTAAATTTGAAGATTCAAGTAGTGAAGAGGAGCTAAAGCAGAAGGTGAAGAAATGTCTGGAAGGAAAAAAGTACTTGGTAGTCCTTGATGATGTTTGGGACAGTAAAGCATGGCGCACTATAAAGAATTGTTTCCCAGAAAACAACAATGGTGGCATGATACTAGTAACTACTCGTAATGATCAGGTGGCTTATGTTTCAGAGTCAAAGAAACCTCATCACAAGCTTTCCTTTATGGATAAAGAAAGAAGTTGGGAACTGTTTCACAAGGAGGTTTTCTGCAGAAGAAATTGTCCTCCtgagctagaatctattggcagaTCAATTGTTGAAACTTGCAAGGGTTTACCAAGATAA
- the LOC112743444 gene encoding TMV resistance protein N-like produces MKGRGQIVTTGGSSSSDKGAALSSHFRYDVFLSFRGYTRLKFTDTLYHALINKRIDTFEGSLLEAIERSMMSILILCHKYPTSQWCLDELIKIMECSENGRKPPVLPVYFNVAKSDVQFQLNEYGKAMAAHEEKGR; encoded by the exons ATGAAGGGCAGGGGGCAa ATTGTTACCACGGGAGGTTCATCATCATCAGATAAAGGTGCAGCACTATCATCACATTTCAGGTATGATGTTTTTCTGAGCTTTAGAGGCTACACAAGACTCAAATTCACAGACACACTCTATCATGCTTTGATCAACAAAAGAATCGACACCTTCGAAGGTTCTCTTCTTGAAGCCATTGAAAGATCAATGATGTCAATTCTGATACTTTGTCATAAGTATCCAACTTCGCAATGGTGCCTTGATGAACTGATCAAGATCATGGAGTGTTCGGAAAACGGAAGAAAGCCACCGGTGTTACCAGTCTATTTCAATGTGGCAAAATCAGACGTGCAGTTTCAGCTTAATGAATACGGAAAAGCCATGGCTGCGCATGAAGAAAAAGGCAGATAA
- the LOC112744828 gene encoding uncharacterized protein codes for MALPLGKLTILLGAGLVGSVLAKEGGLPDISSVVSGAYKVFWKLGKSDESAPAGKKPHNDALIAQVNSLRQELQLLARDRSITIVNASGTGGKKYVTVVVIVVAGYGYIWWKGWKLPDLMFATRRGLSDACTSIGNQMGKLYESVEDAKKKLSARINRLDKSLDECASLTETTREEISVIQQEADTISGDFKSVRVAVHVLESKIKEIEKKQVATTEGVYRLCNISTEIQASLINSPKPASELPPVSPSSRATLPGPSRLSLEPPSATPLSRNGSMPPALSIDPPSPSNSAGSYQEDAEISEETNYTNNRTNSNIIPPKDVQTHSSSSGLFGKFTGYAPSFLTRTRSATDSVVQQIRSSS; via the exons ATGGCTCTTCCACTCGGCAAGCTCACGATCCTCCTTGGTGCAG GTCTTGTTGGTTCGGTCCTCGCAAAGGAGGGGGGTCTTCCTGATATCTCTAGTGTTGTCTCCGGTGCTTACAAG GTTTTTTGGAAGCTAGGTAAAAGTGATGAGTCTGCTCCAGCTGGTAAAAAGCCACATAATGATGCTTTGATTGCTCAG GTTAACAGCCTTCGGCAGGAACTACAACTCCTTGCTAGAGATAGATCAATCACAATTGTAAATGCAAGTGGAACAG GTGGGAAGAAATATGTCACAGTGGTAGTTATTGTTGTGGCAGGATATGGCTATATTTGGTGGAAG GGATGGAAACTTCCTGATTTGATGTTTGCGACAAGGCGTGGTTTATCTGATGCTTGCACATCTATTGGTAATCAGATGGGGAAGCTATATGAATCAGTTGAG GATGCCAAAAAGAAGTTATCTGCTAGAATCAACCGTCTGGATAAAAGTTTAGATGAATGTGCTTCCCTTACTGAAACTACCAGGGAGGAG ATCTCGGTAATTCAACAGGAAGCAGATACAATAAGCGGAGATTTCAAGTCTGTGCGAGTTGCAGTCCATGTCCTG gaatcaaaaatcaaagaaatagaaaagaagcag GTGGCCACAACTGAAGGAGTATATAGGTTATGCAATATTTCTACAGAGATTCAG GCATCTTTAATCAATTCTCCCAAGCCTGCAAGTGAGCTACCACCAGTTTCCCCTTCTTCTAGG GCTACGCTGCCGGGTCCTTCAAGGCTATCTCTTGAGCCACCATCTGCTACACCATTGTCAAGG AATGGATCTATGCCTCCGGCTTTGTCAATTGATCCTCCTTCTCCATCGAATTCTGCTGGATCTTACCAG GAGGATGCTGAGATTTCAGAGGAGACGAATTACACAAATAATCGCACAAATTCAAACATAATTCCTCCTAAAGATGTTCAAACCCACAGTTCCAGTTCTGGCTTGTTTGGGAAGTTTACCGGCTATGCACCGTCGTTTCTGACCAGAACACGCAGTGCAACAGATTCAGTTGTACAGCAAATCCGCTCGAGTAGTTAA
- the LOC112744829 gene encoding sphingosine-1-phosphate lyase-like isoform X1: protein MDYSSSLSSLSFHFNSFRASANSFLSQYEPLLLLLAPLFSLILAHLLRSFFNLIHERGLKASLLGFLMSSVKLIPGVKSYIDREKQKVVDKMQSDGKSKREGWRTELPSTGLGTLVLEKMKEEKRKDVAWQGKCSGTVYIGGSEIDGHFSLINEACSMFAHTNPLHLDVFQSVGRFEAEVVAMTAALLGSQEKSSGGQVCGNMTSGGTESILLAVKSSRDYMKSKKGITRPEMIIPVSAHSAYDKAAQYFNIKLWRVPVNKDFQADVKAIRRHINKNTILIVGSAPGFPHGIIDPIEELGQLASSFGICLHVDLCLGGFVLPFARELGYPIPPFDFSVKGVSSISVDVHKYGLAPKGTSIVLYRDHEIRKHQFVAVTEWSGGLYVSPTIAGSRPGGLIAGAWAAMISLGKEGYLENTKTIMEATKRIQKGIEEISELYVVGRPDMTIVAFGSNVLDIFEVNDLMTSKGWHLNALQRPNSIHICVTLQHVPVVEDFLTDLKESVETVKENPGPISGGLAPIYGAAGKMPDRGMVQDLLVDYMDGTC from the exons ATGGATTATTCTTCTTCGTTATCTTCTCTGAGCTTTCATTTCAATAGCTTCAGAGCTTCAGCGAACTCGTTCCTCTCACAATACGAACCTCTTCTTCTGCTTCTcgctcctctcttctctctcatcctcGCACACTTGCTTCGCTCAtttttcaatctcatccatgaaAGAGGCCTCAAAGCTTCGCTCCTAGGGTTTCTTATGAGCTCTGTCAA ATTGATCCCTGGAGTGAAGAGTTACATTGATAGAGAAAAGCAGAAG GTTGTGGATAAAATGCAGTCTGATGGTAAATCTAAAAGAGAAGGTTGGAGAACAGAGTTGCCAAGCACAGGACTAGGCACTTTAGTACTTGAGAAAATGaaagaggagaaaagaaaagatgTGGCTTGGCAAGGCAAATGCTCTGGTACAGT CTACATTGGTGGAAGTGAAATTGATGGACATTTTTCTCTGATAAATGAAGCATGCTCAAT GTTTGCACATACCAATCCCTTGCATTTGGATGTATTCCAGAGTGTTGGACGCTTTGAGGCAGAAGTGGTTGCAATGACTGCAGCACTTCTTGGAAGTCAGGAAAAAAGTTCTGGAGGACAAGTATGTGGCAATATGACATCAGGAGGGACTGAAAGTATATTATTAGCGGTCAAATCATCTCGTGATTATATGAAATCTAAGAAAGGAATTACAAGACCTGAAAT GATAATTCCTGTGTCTGCACACTCAGCATATGACAAGGCTGCACAGTATTTCAATATCAAACTATGGCGTGTTCCAGTTAACAAAGACTTCCAAGCGGATGTAAAAGCAATTCGACGCCATATTAACAAAAATACCATCTTG ATTGTTGGATCCGCTCCAGGGTTTCCTCATGGAATAATTGACCCTATTGAA GAACTTGGTCAGTTGGCATCAAGCTTTGGTATTTGTCTCCATGTAGACCTTTGCCTGGGTGGCTTTGTATTGCCTTTTGCCCGTGAGCTTGG GTACCCTATACCACCTTTTGATTTTTCTGTTAAAGGAGTATCTTCAATATCAGTGGACGTGCATAAATATGGTTTAGCTCCCAAAGGAACAAGTATAGTCCTGTATAGAGACCATGAAATCAGAAAG CATCAATTTGTTGCGG TTACCGAGTGGAGTGGTGGGTTGTATGTGTCTCCAACCATAGCTGGAAGCAGGCCTGGGGGTCTAATTGCAGGGGCATGGGCAGCAATGATATCTCTAGGGAAAGAAG GTTACTTGGAAAACACGAAAACAATTATGGAAGCAACAAAAAGAATACAGAAAGG CATAGAAGAAATTTCTGAGTTGTATGTTGTTGGAAGACCCGACATGACCATTGTGGCTTTTGGATCTAATGTCCTGGACATATTTGAAGTCAATGATTTGATGacatccaaagggtggcatttgAATGCTTTGCAGAGACCCAACAG CATCCATATCTGCGTGACACTGCAGCATGTGCCAGTTGTTGAAGACTTCCTCACTGATTTGAAGGAATCCGTTGAAACT GTGAAGGAAAATCCTGGTCCTATAAGTGGAGGCCTAGCACCGATATATGGTGCCGCAGGGAAGATGCCAGATAGAGGCATGGTCCAGGACTTGCTGGTGGATTATATGGACGGTACCTGCTAG
- the LOC112744829 gene encoding sphingosine-1-phosphate lyase-like isoform X2, whose protein sequence is MDYSSSLSSLSFHFNSFRASANSFLSQYEPLLLLLAPLFSLILAHLLRSFFNLIHERGLKASLLGFLMSSVKLIPGVKSYIDREKQKVVDKMQSDGKSKREGWRTELPSTGLGTLVLEKMKEEKRKDVAWQGKCSGTVYIGGSEIDGHFSLINEACSMFAHTNPLHLDVFQSVGRFEAEVVAMTAALLGSQEKSSGGQVCGNMTSGGTESILLAVKSSRDYMKSKKGITRPEMIIPVSAHSAYDKAAQYFNIKLWRVPVNKDFQADVKAIRRHINKNTILIVGSAPGFPHGIIDPIEELGQLASSFGICLHVDLCLGGFVLPFARELGYPIPPFDFSVKGVSSISVDVHKYGLAPKGTSIVLYRDHEIRKVSHWPVTEWSGGLYVSPTIAGSRPGGLIAGAWAAMISLGKEGYLENTKTIMEATKRIQKGIEEISELYVVGRPDMTIVAFGSNVLDIFEVNDLMTSKGWHLNALQRPNSIHICVTLQHVPVVEDFLTDLKESVETVKENPGPISGGLAPIYGAAGKMPDRGMVQDLLVDYMDGTC, encoded by the exons ATGGATTATTCTTCTTCGTTATCTTCTCTGAGCTTTCATTTCAATAGCTTCAGAGCTTCAGCGAACTCGTTCCTCTCACAATACGAACCTCTTCTTCTGCTTCTcgctcctctcttctctctcatcctcGCACACTTGCTTCGCTCAtttttcaatctcatccatgaaAGAGGCCTCAAAGCTTCGCTCCTAGGGTTTCTTATGAGCTCTGTCAA ATTGATCCCTGGAGTGAAGAGTTACATTGATAGAGAAAAGCAGAAG GTTGTGGATAAAATGCAGTCTGATGGTAAATCTAAAAGAGAAGGTTGGAGAACAGAGTTGCCAAGCACAGGACTAGGCACTTTAGTACTTGAGAAAATGaaagaggagaaaagaaaagatgTGGCTTGGCAAGGCAAATGCTCTGGTACAGT CTACATTGGTGGAAGTGAAATTGATGGACATTTTTCTCTGATAAATGAAGCATGCTCAAT GTTTGCACATACCAATCCCTTGCATTTGGATGTATTCCAGAGTGTTGGACGCTTTGAGGCAGAAGTGGTTGCAATGACTGCAGCACTTCTTGGAAGTCAGGAAAAAAGTTCTGGAGGACAAGTATGTGGCAATATGACATCAGGAGGGACTGAAAGTATATTATTAGCGGTCAAATCATCTCGTGATTATATGAAATCTAAGAAAGGAATTACAAGACCTGAAAT GATAATTCCTGTGTCTGCACACTCAGCATATGACAAGGCTGCACAGTATTTCAATATCAAACTATGGCGTGTTCCAGTTAACAAAGACTTCCAAGCGGATGTAAAAGCAATTCGACGCCATATTAACAAAAATACCATCTTG ATTGTTGGATCCGCTCCAGGGTTTCCTCATGGAATAATTGACCCTATTGAA GAACTTGGTCAGTTGGCATCAAGCTTTGGTATTTGTCTCCATGTAGACCTTTGCCTGGGTGGCTTTGTATTGCCTTTTGCCCGTGAGCTTGG GTACCCTATACCACCTTTTGATTTTTCTGTTAAAGGAGTATCTTCAATATCAGTGGACGTGCATAAATATGGTTTAGCTCCCAAAGGAACAAGTATAGTCCTGTATAGAGACCATGAAATCAGAAAGGTAAGTCATTGGCCTG TTACCGAGTGGAGTGGTGGGTTGTATGTGTCTCCAACCATAGCTGGAAGCAGGCCTGGGGGTCTAATTGCAGGGGCATGGGCAGCAATGATATCTCTAGGGAAAGAAG GTTACTTGGAAAACACGAAAACAATTATGGAAGCAACAAAAAGAATACAGAAAGG CATAGAAGAAATTTCTGAGTTGTATGTTGTTGGAAGACCCGACATGACCATTGTGGCTTTTGGATCTAATGTCCTGGACATATTTGAAGTCAATGATTTGATGacatccaaagggtggcatttgAATGCTTTGCAGAGACCCAACAG CATCCATATCTGCGTGACACTGCAGCATGTGCCAGTTGTTGAAGACTTCCTCACTGATTTGAAGGAATCCGTTGAAACT GTGAAGGAAAATCCTGGTCCTATAAGTGGAGGCCTAGCACCGATATATGGTGCCGCAGGGAAGATGCCAGATAGAGGCATGGTCCAGGACTTGCTGGTGGATTATATGGACGGTACCTGCTAG
- the LOC112744829 gene encoding sphingosine-1-phosphate lyase-like isoform X3 — protein sequence MLCYIGGSEIDGHFSLINEACSMFAHTNPLHLDVFQSVGRFEAEVVAMTAALLGSQEKSSGGQVCGNMTSGGTESILLAVKSSRDYMKSKKGITRPEMIIPVSAHSAYDKAAQYFNIKLWRVPVNKDFQADVKAIRRHINKNTILIVGSAPGFPHGIIDPIEELGQLASSFGICLHVDLCLGGFVLPFARELGYPIPPFDFSVKGVSSISVDVHKYGLAPKGTSIVLYRDHEIRKHQFVAVTEWSGGLYVSPTIAGSRPGGLIAGAWAAMISLGKEGYLENTKTIMEATKRIQKGIEEISELYVVGRPDMTIVAFGSNVLDIFEVNDLMTSKGWHLNALQRPNSIHICVTLQHVPVVEDFLTDLKESVETVKENPGPISGGLAPIYGAAGKMPDRGMVQDLLVDYMDGTC from the exons ATGCTCTG CTACATTGGTGGAAGTGAAATTGATGGACATTTTTCTCTGATAAATGAAGCATGCTCAAT GTTTGCACATACCAATCCCTTGCATTTGGATGTATTCCAGAGTGTTGGACGCTTTGAGGCAGAAGTGGTTGCAATGACTGCAGCACTTCTTGGAAGTCAGGAAAAAAGTTCTGGAGGACAAGTATGTGGCAATATGACATCAGGAGGGACTGAAAGTATATTATTAGCGGTCAAATCATCTCGTGATTATATGAAATCTAAGAAAGGAATTACAAGACCTGAAAT GATAATTCCTGTGTCTGCACACTCAGCATATGACAAGGCTGCACAGTATTTCAATATCAAACTATGGCGTGTTCCAGTTAACAAAGACTTCCAAGCGGATGTAAAAGCAATTCGACGCCATATTAACAAAAATACCATCTTG ATTGTTGGATCCGCTCCAGGGTTTCCTCATGGAATAATTGACCCTATTGAA GAACTTGGTCAGTTGGCATCAAGCTTTGGTATTTGTCTCCATGTAGACCTTTGCCTGGGTGGCTTTGTATTGCCTTTTGCCCGTGAGCTTGG GTACCCTATACCACCTTTTGATTTTTCTGTTAAAGGAGTATCTTCAATATCAGTGGACGTGCATAAATATGGTTTAGCTCCCAAAGGAACAAGTATAGTCCTGTATAGAGACCATGAAATCAGAAAG CATCAATTTGTTGCGG TTACCGAGTGGAGTGGTGGGTTGTATGTGTCTCCAACCATAGCTGGAAGCAGGCCTGGGGGTCTAATTGCAGGGGCATGGGCAGCAATGATATCTCTAGGGAAAGAAG GTTACTTGGAAAACACGAAAACAATTATGGAAGCAACAAAAAGAATACAGAAAGG CATAGAAGAAATTTCTGAGTTGTATGTTGTTGGAAGACCCGACATGACCATTGTGGCTTTTGGATCTAATGTCCTGGACATATTTGAAGTCAATGATTTGATGacatccaaagggtggcatttgAATGCTTTGCAGAGACCCAACAG CATCCATATCTGCGTGACACTGCAGCATGTGCCAGTTGTTGAAGACTTCCTCACTGATTTGAAGGAATCCGTTGAAACT GTGAAGGAAAATCCTGGTCCTATAAGTGGAGGCCTAGCACCGATATATGGTGCCGCAGGGAAGATGCCAGATAGAGGCATGGTCCAGGACTTGCTGGTGGATTATATGGACGGTACCTGCTAG
- the LOC112744830 gene encoding small ribosomal subunit protein eS19z gives MATSRTVKDVSPHEFVKAYASHLKRSGKMELPEWTDIVKTAKFKELAPYDPDWYYIRAASMARKVYLRGGLGVGAFRRIYGGSKRNGSRPPHFCKSSGGIARHILQQLQKVNIIELDTKGGRRLTSNGRRDLDQVAGRIVIAP, from the exons ATGGCAACTTCAAGGACCGTCAAGGATGTTTCGCCTCATGAATTCGTCAAGGCTTATGCCTCCCACCTCAAGCGTTCTGGAAAG ATGGAGTTGCCTGAGTGGACAGACATTGTGAAAACTGCAAAGTTTAAGGAATTGGCTCCTTATGATCCTGACTGGTATTATATTAGAGCTG CCTCCATGGCAAGGAAGGTTTATCTGAGAGGTGGCCTTGGTGTTGGTGCTTTTAGGAGGATCTATGGTGGAAGCAAGAGAAATGGAAGCCGTCCCCCGCATTTTTGCAAGAGCAGTGGCGGTATAGCCAGGCACATTCTGCAACAGTTGCAAAAAGTGAACATTATTGAGCTCGATACAAAGGG GGGAAGAAGATTGACTTCTAATGGTCGTAGGGATCTCGATCAAGTTGCCGGCCGCATTGTGATTGCTCCTTGA